In one window of Trichoderma breve strain T069 chromosome 7 map unlocalized scaffold00008, whole genome shotgun sequence DNA:
- a CDS encoding FAR1 DNA-binding domain-containing protein produces MPNTPPPALLPPPEGIFRTFDDLMASVQRVAKDQGYGIVKLRASNYRDGKPTRYDLVCDRGGVKYNSTAKKRNPSTRKIDCPFRAKAVCEVQLGNQWRFALQEPRHNHEPRVPSGTPGQENAPLATSIRSFTNKLDRLSHDMAQGLMRIEQRLDNIEKRMENIEARAGGYEPRFQAIEQRLQGMEGPRMDGMGMDDVESRLLASSVM; encoded by the coding sequence ATGCCGAATACCCCCccgccggcgctgctgccTCCGCCAGAGGGCATCTTCAGGACGTTTGACGACCTGATGGCCTCGGTCCAGCGCGTCGCAAAGGACCAGGGCTACGGCATCGTCAAGCTGCGCGCCTCCAACTATCGCGACGGCAAGCCCACCCGTTACGACCTCGTCTGCGACCGCGGCGGCGTCAAGTACAACAGCAccgccaagaagcgcaaccCCTCGACGCGCAAGATTGACTGTCCCTTCCGTGCAAAGGCCGTCTGCGAGGTCCAGCTGGGCAACCAGTGGCGCTTCGCTCTGCAAGAACCAAGACACAACCACGAGCCGCGCGTCCCCTCCGGCACCCCCGGCCAGGAGAATGCTCCCTTGGCAACCTCCATCCGCTCCTTCACCAACAAGCTGGACCGCCTGAGCCACGACATGGCCCAGGGATTGATGCGCATCGAACAGCGGCTCGACAACATTGAGAAGCGCATGGAGAACATCGAGGCCCGCGCCGGCGGCTACGAGCCTCGCTTCCAGGCAATAGAACAACGGCTCCAGGGCATGGAAGGACCTCGCATGGACGGCATGGGTATGGACGATGTCGAATCACGCCTGTTGGCTTCCTCGGTCATGTAG
- a CDS encoding fungal zn(2)-Cys(6) binuclear cluster domain-containing protein, translating into MPGVPTYRGCDACRKQKKKCDMASPACARCSRLNIPCIGCGQLRYKFKDQTDLQAERSSKKARSRTSGSGSGSGSPSSIASLVSNKDTARSGAFVSLLDINDPSYDLACYGPWFKELPRRLGTNAALDAAVEAMVGFYPHLRRHDQSSLSRGSVVKYVNALQALRTCLNDPQGANKPETLCAVYVLMICQGWTGRDSDQKMSHGEGLAHLLDAAGSKSNPDPFEKSIRDTLCVPVIIEAIFNPKIRLSPYFLNLKKRALGPAAPLSSSAKNFLSLELSNLARIPDLIREPAKYKDDIAVAYERMRYELPLLKGGLEMADTLASETPTRAATKLRIQYQVSVGLLMGCALIYNGYLRAFGMDDGSMAEEANAMTDDAIKLAHDAAQYRPLGASFIPLCLIPGWAASDSVEIQQKVVQALEVYQDDFTPLTSRSWYIMAYWLRGEMDLIRSGFWTSPLENYNDRQWGTLMLDENGDVICGDESRHWFYS; encoded by the exons atgccAGGCGTGCCGACCTATCGCGGCTGCGATGCTTgcaggaagcagaagaaaaag TGTGACATGGCCTCGCCCGCCTGCGCCCGCTGTTCGCGCCTAAACATTCCATGCATAGGGTGCGGCCAACTGCGATACAAGTTCAAAGACCAGACGGATCTGCAGGCTGAGAGATCGTCTAAAAAGGCCCGGAGTAGGACGTCTGGGAGTGGGAGCGGCAGCGGGAGCCCATCGtccatcgccagcctcgtATCGAACAAGGATACCGCTCGATCTGGAGCCTTTGTTTCGCTGCTGGATATCAACGACCCCAGCTATGACCTCGCCTGCTATGGCCCTTGGTTCAAGGAGCTCCCGCGACGTCTGGGCACCAATGCAGCGCTGGATGCTGCGGTAGAGGCCATGGTAGGCTTCTACCCACACCTCCGCAGACATGACCAGTCGTCACTGTCCCGGGGATCTGTGGTGAAATATGTAAACGCACTACAGGCTTTGAGGACCTGTTTGAATGACCCGCAGGGTGCAAACAAGCCGGAGACGCTGTGTGCCGTCTATGTGCTAATGATTTGTCAA GGCTGGACGGGAAGAGATAGTGATCAAAAGATGAGCCATGGAGAGGGACTTGCACACCTGCTCGACGCAGCTGGGTCCAAGAGTAATCCGGACCCATTCGAAAAAAGTATACGTGATACCCTTTGTGTGCCTGTT ATTATagaagccatcttcaacccAAAGATACGACTGAGTCCATATTTCTTGAACCTCAAGAAGCGCGCATTGGGCCCGGCTGCACCTCTTAGTAGCAGTGCCAAAAACTTCCTTAGCCTGGAACTCAGCAATCTTGCCAGGATCCCAGATTTGATCCGAGAGCCCGCCAAGTACAAGGACGACATTGCCGTGGCATATGAACGCATGCGCTATGAATTACCGCTGTTGAAAGGCGGCCTAGAAATGGCTGATACTCTCGCCTCCGAAACGCCGACGCGGGCGGCAACAAAGCTGCGTATTCAGTACCAAGTCTCTGTGGGCCTGCTGATGGGATGTGCACTGATTTATAATGGGTATCTACGTGCCTTTGGAATGGATGATGGGAGCATGGCTGAAGAGGCAAACGCGATGACcgacgacgccatcaagTTGGCGCACGATGCTGCGCAATATAGGCCTCTAGGAGCCAGCTTCATACCGCTTTGCCTGATTCCAGGGTGGGCGGCTTCAGACAGTGTTGAGATTCAGCAGAAAGTGGTTCAAGCATTGGAGGTTTATCAGGACGATTTTACCCCTCTCACAAGCAGGAGTTGGTATATCATGGCTTATTGGCTGAGGGGCGAAATGGACCTTATACGGAGCGGGTTCTGGACTTCGCCGCTGGAGAATTATAATGACAGACAGTGGGGGACGCTGATGCTTGATGAAAATGGGGATGTGATTTGCGGTGACGAATCAAGACATTGGTTTTATTCTTGA
- a CDS encoding glycosyl hydrolases family 18 domain-containing protein: MVPRSRGWFCPCSCIGGSSDDNQDQHQQQPDENNEYEIRPPPLNRSYMNGVYYPNWLVYKGKTPATLDVDNITHVFYAFVGVHEDGSLRWFDEHADMVKEVDGEKGALAALAKLKRNNPKLKTIVSIGGGTGSKEFPALAASRDARETFARQVRQFCDRHEIDGVDIDWEHPKDAEQGRNYVKLLQQCRNLLPEEDYFLTTALPVGQYILKHIDLDAVSKLVNYINLMAYDFTGSWTSVCGNHAQLHSPRGGLQSSHPELKLCATDGIDYVLSRGFPSRKLVLGIPAYARYFPRAEGPGCSTERAGEMDYCEIPDQWVKNAVVDERAVAAWYVDSGRDKGYVTFDVPQTVYMKGRYAAHQALGGLFYWTGTGDKGGELSLVAAGRRGLDSS; encoded by the exons ATGGTTCCTCGCTCACGGGGCTGGTTCTGCCCATGTTCGTGCATAGGCGGGTCGTCGGACGATAATCAagaccagcaccagcaacagcctgATGAGAATAACGAGTACGAGAttcggcctcctcctctgaaTAGGAGTTATATGAATGGCGTGTATTATCCCAATTGGCTGGTTTACAAGGGCAAGACGCCGGCGACTCTTGATGTGGACAATATTACGCACGTGTTTTATGCCTTTGTTGG TGTTCATGAAGATGGTTCTCTTCGT TGGTTCGATGAGCACGCCGACATGGTCAAGGAAGTCGACGGAGAGAAAGGCGCTTTAGCTGCCCTCGCAAAGCTCAAACGCAATAACCCAAAGCTCAAAACTATTGTGTCAATCGGAGGAGGTACTGGCAGCAAAGAGTTTCCAGCTCTGGCTGCCAGCCGCGATGCTCGGGAGACGTTTGCGAGGCAAGTCCGCCAGTTTTGTGATCGTCACGAaattgatggtgttgata TTGATTGGGAACATCCAAAAGACGCCGAGCAAGGTCGTAATTATGTgaaacttcttcaacagtGCCGCAATCTACTGCCTGAGGAAGACTATTTTCTCACTACGGCTCTTCCCGTTGGTCAATACATTCTCAAGCACATCGATCTCGATGCTGTCTCGAAGCTTGTCAACTACATCAACCTCATGGCATACGATTTTACGGGCTCCTGGACTAGTGTATGTGGCAACCATGCGCAGCTTCACTCGCCCAGAGGTGGCCTGCAATCCTCACACCCGGAGCTCAAATTATGCGCCACAGACGGCATTGACTATGTTTTATCTCGAGGATTTCCTAGCCGAAAGCTCGTTCTTGGAATCCCTGCCTACGCAAGATACTTCCCTCGCGCCGAAGGTCCAGGATGCTCTACGGAGCGTGCAGGAGAGATGGATTATTGCGAGATTCCTGATCAGTGGGTGAAGAATGCCGTTGTGGATGAGAGAGCCGTGGCGGCGTGGTATGTCGATTCAGGTAGGGACAAGGGATATGTTACGTTTGACGTGCCACAAACTGTATACATGAAGGGGAGATATGCggctcatcaagctcttggGGGGTTGTTTTACTGGACTGGGACGGGAGACAAGGGGGGAGAGCTGAGTTTGGTGGCTGCTGGGAGGAGAGGTCTTGATTCTTCATGA